From a region of the Desulfomonile tiedjei genome:
- a CDS encoding TAXI family TRAP transporter solute-binding subunit, with the protein MRKLIEWTLVFLVCLAFPLSVGAAPGNVSKEKPWKPGESIELIMASGGTGGTYYPLAGGIAKLWKDAIPGANVTVQATGASVANVRLLGKNEVDFALIQNDIAEYGRTGTESFADKKEKYTNYVAIGALYPEAVQIVVRSNSPIRGIEDLKGKTVVVGAAASGTELASRQILNAYGLTYGEKKDIKPLFLGFAEGATALRENSADALVIVAGIPNAALADVQTVTPIRLLPIDVNKLRKEHPFYVEFPVPAGTYKGLDSDVAVVALKAMLVVRDEINSQLVYEMTKALFEKAGSIGHAKAKEFDAKLAAQGVTIPFHPGAAQYFKEKGIETKLP; encoded by the coding sequence ATGCGTAAACTAATCGAGTGGACACTGGTTTTTCTCGTTTGCTTGGCGTTTCCACTAAGTGTAGGAGCGGCTCCCGGAAACGTGTCAAAAGAGAAGCCCTGGAAACCCGGTGAAAGCATCGAATTGATAATGGCCAGCGGCGGCACCGGCGGCACGTACTACCCCTTGGCCGGAGGAATTGCCAAGCTCTGGAAGGACGCCATACCGGGAGCGAATGTAACCGTACAGGCTACAGGGGCTTCCGTAGCCAACGTCAGGCTACTCGGGAAGAACGAGGTGGATTTCGCGCTAATTCAGAATGATATCGCCGAGTACGGTCGAACCGGCACGGAATCCTTTGCCGACAAGAAAGAGAAATATACCAATTACGTGGCCATTGGGGCGCTCTATCCGGAAGCGGTGCAAATCGTGGTGCGCTCCAACAGCCCCATCCGCGGAATCGAGGACCTCAAGGGTAAGACCGTGGTGGTAGGCGCTGCGGCTTCCGGCACAGAGCTGGCTTCGCGGCAGATACTGAATGCCTACGGGCTGACCTACGGGGAGAAGAAGGACATCAAGCCGCTCTTCTTGGGGTTTGCCGAAGGCGCCACGGCCTTGAGAGAAAATTCCGCGGACGCCCTGGTGATAGTGGCCGGAATTCCAAACGCGGCTCTGGCCGATGTCCAGACAGTTACACCGATCCGCCTGCTGCCTATTGACGTAAACAAACTCCGCAAGGAACATCCATTTTACGTTGAATTTCCGGTGCCCGCGGGCACGTACAAAGGTTTGGACTCGGACGTGGCGGTGGTCGCGCTCAAGGCGATGCTCGTGGTACGAGACGAGATCAATAGTCAATTGGTATACGAAATGACCAAGGCCCTATTCGAAAAAGCCGGTTCTATCGGCCATGCCAAGGCCAAGGAGTTCGACGCGAAGCTCGCAGCCCAGGGCGTCACAATACCCTTTCATCCGGGAGCAGCCCAGTATTTCAAGGAGAAAGGAATCGAGACCAAATTACCGTAA
- a CDS encoding DUF1850 domain-containing protein: MGAKFSLTWIHTVSKRAVAETYVIDGDGRICLTEMVFDHEGPGLPSNPEPGTIWRMQDGRVSVTGYSRCLEELNLGVSPFGHRLETGLRDCNLVSEVGPDRLARLAFERVPLILIVFAEVWQWRHSLSRS; this comes from the coding sequence GTGGGCGCAAAGTTTAGCCTCACGTGGATTCATACGGTTAGCAAACGAGCGGTCGCTGAAACTTACGTAATTGATGGGGACGGCCGGATCTGCTTGACGGAGATGGTTTTTGACCACGAAGGCCCCGGCTTGCCGTCCAACCCGGAACCGGGAACCATATGGCGAATGCAAGACGGGAGGGTGAGCGTTACAGGGTACTCTCGATGCCTGGAGGAACTGAACCTCGGGGTCTCGCCGTTCGGCCATCGCCTGGAGACCGGCCTTCGGGACTGCAACCTGGTGAGCGAGGTAGGCCCTGATCGCCTGGCACGCCTGGCGTTTGAACGGGTTCCGCTGATCTTGATTGTCTTTGCCGAGGTTTGGCAGTGGCGGCACAGCCTGAGCAGATCCTGA
- a CDS encoding TRAP transporter permease: MLQALDRESAFRRLRGPWAIIVLLASVGLASFQLFTAATLPLAPQLQRSIHLALGLGLIFLLYPVRSRDFHREAPPWYDVLLALAGLGAGFYHVIFYHELLARAGVNTTADFVVAGIAVMLVLEATRRVAGWPMIIVASAFLAYALWGNYLPGLFAHRGLSLQRVLEHSYLGLEGIMGIPLGVSATVIFIYLLFAQVLEKTGIRQFFIDIAMALTGRSPGGPAKAAVVSSAFEGTISGSSIANTAGSGSFTIPMMKSLGYRPEFAAAVEASASTGGQIMPPVMGAAAFVMVEFLNMSYIDIAKAAAIPAVLYFTGVFLMVHFEALREGLKGLPSQSLPKLTEVMLRRGYLILPLVLIFWLLDSGFSAAKAAVWSMALALVLGFFRRDTRMGLRDLFRIMESAARSALPVIAACAAAGIIVGVVTLTGIGLKLSANMVDLAGDRLLLALVFTMFASLVLGMGIPTTATYIVLATMAAPALEKLGVAPLAAHLFVFYFGVVADITPPVALAVYAGAAIANSNPWKTGIEAVKLSLGAFLVPYIFALSPVMVLIGATPLHVAQMLLTSVLGMTALSAGVAGYWTVSLWRTERLALGAGGLLLIDPGVLTDFLGAGIVVGVYLFQRRRATRSAKTVED; the protein is encoded by the coding sequence GTGCTCCAGGCACTGGATCGCGAATCCGCATTCCGGCGGTTGCGAGGTCCGTGGGCGATAATCGTCCTGCTCGCCAGCGTTGGCCTGGCCTCGTTCCAACTATTCACCGCTGCCACACTCCCACTTGCGCCGCAATTACAGCGCTCGATCCATCTGGCCCTGGGGCTGGGGCTCATATTCCTCCTGTATCCCGTCCGCAGCCGAGATTTTCATCGCGAGGCACCGCCCTGGTATGACGTGCTGCTCGCTCTCGCGGGCTTGGGAGCAGGCTTCTATCACGTGATCTTCTATCATGAACTCCTGGCCAGAGCCGGAGTCAACACCACCGCGGACTTTGTTGTGGCGGGGATTGCGGTAATGCTGGTGCTGGAAGCGACCCGCCGAGTGGCCGGTTGGCCCATGATCATTGTAGCTTCAGCCTTTCTGGCCTATGCCCTTTGGGGCAACTACCTCCCGGGACTGTTCGCACACCGGGGCCTGTCTCTACAGCGCGTGTTGGAGCATTCGTACCTCGGCCTGGAGGGAATCATGGGGATTCCCCTTGGAGTGTCGGCCACCGTGATATTCATCTATCTTCTTTTTGCCCAGGTGCTGGAGAAAACGGGCATTCGTCAATTTTTTATAGATATCGCCATGGCGCTGACTGGAAGGAGCCCTGGAGGTCCGGCCAAAGCGGCGGTGGTTTCCAGCGCTTTCGAGGGGACCATTTCAGGCTCGTCCATTGCCAATACCGCGGGCTCCGGCTCTTTCACCATTCCCATGATGAAGAGCCTGGGTTATCGTCCGGAGTTTGCAGCGGCTGTGGAAGCCTCCGCATCGACGGGCGGCCAGATCATGCCACCGGTCATGGGAGCGGCTGCCTTTGTCATGGTTGAGTTCCTGAACATGTCGTACATCGACATTGCCAAGGCTGCGGCAATTCCGGCTGTCCTTTACTTCACCGGCGTTTTTCTCATGGTGCATTTCGAGGCGCTTCGAGAGGGGCTGAAGGGATTACCGAGCCAAAGTCTGCCGAAGCTGACGGAAGTCATGCTCAGACGGGGTTACCTTATTTTGCCGCTGGTGCTGATCTTCTGGCTGCTGGATTCCGGTTTCAGTGCCGCGAAGGCTGCGGTCTGGTCCATGGCTCTGGCCTTGGTGCTGGGATTCTTCAGGCGAGACACCCGGATGGGGCTGCGGGACCTTTTCCGGATCATGGAATCGGCCGCGCGGTCCGCTTTGCCGGTTATCGCCGCGTGCGCGGCTGCGGGGATCATTGTCGGGGTGGTGACCTTGACGGGTATCGGTCTCAAGCTGTCGGCCAACATGGTGGACCTTGCAGGTGACCGACTGCTCCTGGCCCTTGTGTTCACCATGTTCGCGTCCCTGGTCCTGGGAATGGGTATTCCTACCACGGCCACGTATATAGTCCTTGCCACCATGGCAGCGCCTGCCTTGGAAAAGCTGGGCGTGGCGCCTCTTGCAGCGCATCTGTTCGTGTTCTACTTCGGGGTCGTGGCCGACATCACTCCGCCTGTAGCCCTTGCAGTATATGCCGGGGCTGCCATCGCGAACTCCAATCCGTGGAAGACCGGGATCGAGGCGGTGAAGCTCTCACTGGGCGCTTTCCTGGTACCGTACATCTTTGCCCTGTCGCCCGTAATGGTCCTGATAGGAGCTACACCACTCCACGTTGCGCAAATGCTGTTGACCTCCGTTCTCGGCATGACTGCCCTGAGCGCGGGGGTGGCAGGCTATTGGACCGTCAGCCTCTGGCGCACGGAGCGGCTGGCTCTTGGGGCTGGGGGCCTTCTACTGATAGATCCAGGCGTGCTGACCGACTTCTTGGGGGCCGGAATCGTGGTGGGGGTGTATCTGTTTCAGCGGAGACGCGCGACGCGAAGTGCGAAGACAGTGGAGGATTGA